Proteins found in one Bacillus sp. BGMRC 2118 genomic segment:
- a CDS encoding WXG100 family type VII secretion target — protein sequence MARQITVDPAKLDSTSAKIEQQAGDYERIYKQLFNEVDGMAAAWQGADNLAYVNQVKGFMDDLQKMSELMRQYSEFLKMSATTYRNTQNEVINAAKRLSN from the coding sequence ATGGCTCGTCAAATTACCGTAGATCCAGCTAAACTTGATTCAACATCTGCAAAGATTGAACAACAAGCTGGTGATTATGAAAGAATTTATAAACAATTATTCAATGAGGTAGATGGAATGGCTGCTGCATGGCAAGGTGCTGATAACCTTGCATATGTGAACCAAGTGAAAGGCTTCATGGATGATCTACAAAAAATGTCAGAACTAATGAGACAATACTCTGAGTTCTTGAAAATGAGTGCTACTACTTATAGAAACACGCAAAATGAAGTAATTAATGCAGCTAAGCGATTATCTAACTAA
- a CDS encoding FHA domain-containing protein has translation MIKHLELSESNGLPKFLFYKVPPSQIDKQDLELIQYGDVDGLLPCVTVGKDADTYIRYDVVFERNLTVQLDEFLKKKDLTDYLHSLLESFHSLEEKGLNSENILLDMNYIFIDHFSNRLVFLYVPLKQHNVFEKVSMKEFIQDLLGRTRFDENDDTVFFIRLHNAIASRGEIDIRGLQEILANVTLPTEQTKNNRHIVEETRKESPASFYRPGEKSDESVSQGNLGILTSEYSSKKVDKRSSQKLEIEEEVQYKRITRTDMGDSISTLGGTSISISPTGVASIQTEVHEDEGTTVLGETIVEEEETTALGIGRQPMTTPYIVVVSNNKKVYVTKNRFTIGRDPNQVDFTSENKTVGRVHAELETVSGEYFLIDNKSTNGSFINGNRISPHEKMKLRHEDQFKLGNEEFVFRLF, from the coding sequence ATGATTAAGCATCTTGAATTAAGTGAGAGTAACGGTCTTCCTAAATTCCTATTTTATAAAGTACCTCCGAGTCAAATTGATAAGCAGGATTTAGAACTTATTCAGTATGGAGACGTAGATGGCTTACTTCCGTGTGTGACAGTTGGGAAGGATGCAGATACGTATATTCGCTATGATGTGGTATTTGAACGGAACTTGACTGTACAGTTAGATGAATTCCTAAAGAAAAAGGATCTTACGGATTATTTACATAGCTTACTAGAGTCCTTTCATTCATTAGAAGAGAAGGGGTTAAACAGTGAAAATATACTTCTGGATATGAACTATATCTTTATTGATCACTTTTCAAATAGATTAGTATTCTTATATGTTCCACTAAAGCAGCATAATGTTTTTGAAAAGGTATCAATGAAAGAGTTTATACAAGATCTCTTAGGTAGAACAAGATTTGATGAAAATGATGATACTGTATTTTTTATCAGACTTCATAATGCGATTGCAAGTCGTGGAGAAATAGACATAAGAGGTCTGCAGGAAATATTGGCTAATGTAACGCTTCCTACGGAACAGACAAAGAATAACAGACACATAGTGGAAGAGACAAGAAAGGAGAGTCCAGCAAGTTTTTACCGTCCAGGTGAGAAGAGTGATGAAAGTGTGTCTCAAGGTAATCTCGGTATACTTACATCAGAATACTCAAGTAAAAAAGTTGATAAGCGCTCAAGTCAAAAACTCGAAATAGAAGAAGAGGTTCAATATAAACGAATAACTAGAACAGATATGGGAGATTCGATTTCTACTTTAGGAGGTACATCTATCTCTATTAGTCCTACAGGTGTTGCCTCAATTCAGACTGAGGTACACGAAGATGAAGGCACAACCGTGCTAGGAGAGACAATTGTTGAAGAAGAAGAGACTACTGCATTAGGAATAGGCAGACAACCTATGACGACTCCATATATAGTAGTCGTAAGTAATAACAAGAAGGTATATGTCACAAAGAACCGATTTACAATTGGAAGAGATCCGAACCAAGTAGATTTTACTTCTGAAAATAAAACAGTTGGACGTGTACATGCAGAATTAGAAACGGTATCTGGAGAATATTTTTTAATAGATAATAAATCTACGAATGGCAGTTTTATAAACGGAAATAGGATATCACCACATGAAAAAATGAAGCTAAGGCATGAAGATCAATTCAAGCTAGGGAATGAAGAGTTTGTGTTTCGATTATTTTAG
- a CDS encoding WXG100 family type VII secretion target: MAADGIKISLGEVTSTANTIRTLNQNLDSRLKDIKGQMDGLSSSWQSDASNTIRDNFNALQPKFEAFREVVDAYAKFLDQTVTNYNSAETAINNNASAFK, from the coding sequence GTGGCAGCTGATGGAATTAAAATTTCCCTTGGGGAAGTTACAAGTACAGCAAATACAATTCGTACATTAAATCAAAACCTAGATTCAAGGTTAAAAGATATTAAAGGTCAAATGGACGGACTTTCATCTTCTTGGCAAAGTGATGCGTCGAATACGATTAGAGATAACTTCAATGCACTTCAGCCGAAATTTGAAGCATTCCGTGAAGTAGTAGATGCATACGCCAAATTTCTAGATCAAACTGTTACAAACTATAACTCTGCTGAAACAGCAATTAACAATAACGCGAGTGCGTTCAAATAA
- a CDS encoding methyltransferase: MDKVLVEIYIPASDEVYDVFIPLNSKCFEILSLLSKVMTELSKGYFIATNSTVLCDRESGAYLNINMSIEELGLKNGSKLMLL, encoded by the coding sequence ATGGATAAGGTTTTGGTTGAAATATATATTCCAGCTTCAGATGAAGTATATGACGTATTTATTCCTTTGAATAGTAAGTGCTTTGAAATCTTATCCCTGCTGTCTAAGGTGATGACCGAATTATCAAAGGGTTACTTTATCGCTACCAACAGTACAGTACTATGTGACAGGGAATCTGGTGCGTATTTAAATATTAATATGAGCATAGAAGAATTAGGACTTAAAAATGGTTCAAAGTTAATGCTATTGTAA